The Thiorhodovibrio litoralis genome includes a window with the following:
- the creD gene encoding cell envelope integrity protein CreD, producing MHKALVIKVAIILGLTLGLMVPLGMVSQLIDERAARQEAVVSEIAASSAGAQRLIGPILVLPYQEEFTQEYWEKETIDGELKRVRRIRQVKVDGRALIMPSSAQMQFDGRTSVKRRGLFKALVYELEGGIQGRFVIPAQPALERQQENSHIQWGQPYLSLGLSDTRGLARTPQLQWDGTPIDFAQGTLLDPTLPQGMHVPLPSLIQVGQGRAPFGDGSFVDGADADEAEQAPREIPFSITLAFRGTESVSFVPLADSTRIELASTWPHPSFQGRFLPNADGQTIDADGFSALWEVSALATAAPANLCADVAAGRDCLGGCADWLGVRFIEPVNIYSMSNRAAKYGILFIGLTFAAVLLLELLRSLKVHPAQYLLVGLALALFFLLLLSLSEHIAFGLAYGLATLGCVSLLGYYLIAVLGSVKRGAGFALLLAVLFAALYGLLMSEDAALLMGSLLLFGLLALTMVLTRRLDWYALEKSVA from the coding sequence AGGCACTCGTGATCAAGGTGGCGATCATTCTCGGGCTGACGTTGGGACTGATGGTCCCACTTGGCATGGTCAGTCAGCTCATTGATGAACGCGCCGCGCGGCAAGAGGCGGTGGTGAGTGAAATCGCCGCCAGCTCCGCCGGCGCGCAGCGACTAATCGGCCCGATTCTGGTCTTGCCGTACCAGGAGGAATTTACACAGGAGTATTGGGAGAAAGAAACCATTGATGGTGAACTCAAACGCGTGCGTCGCATCCGGCAGGTGAAGGTCGATGGCCGCGCCCTCATCATGCCGTCAAGTGCGCAGATGCAGTTCGATGGCAGGACCTCGGTCAAACGCCGGGGCCTGTTCAAGGCCTTGGTCTATGAACTCGAGGGTGGCATCCAGGGACGCTTCGTCATTCCGGCGCAGCCAGCGTTGGAGCGCCAGCAGGAAAACTCGCACATCCAATGGGGCCAACCCTATCTGAGTCTTGGTCTGTCCGATACGCGCGGGCTGGCGCGCACACCGCAACTGCAATGGGATGGAACACCGATCGACTTCGCGCAGGGAACACTGCTTGATCCGACCCTGCCGCAGGGGATGCATGTGCCGCTGCCGAGCCTCATCCAAGTTGGGCAGGGCAGGGCGCCGTTCGGTGACGGGTCCTTCGTTGATGGGGCGGACGCTGATGAGGCGGAACAGGCACCACGGGAGATTCCATTCAGCATCACGCTGGCGTTCCGGGGGACGGAGTCGGTCAGCTTCGTGCCATTGGCCGACAGCACCCGCATCGAACTCGCCTCGACCTGGCCGCATCCCAGCTTTCAAGGGCGCTTTCTGCCGAATGCCGATGGGCAGACGATCGACGCCGACGGATTTAGCGCGCTCTGGGAAGTCTCGGCCCTGGCGACAGCGGCCCCGGCCAATCTGTGCGCCGATGTGGCGGCCGGCCGCGACTGCCTGGGTGGCTGCGCCGACTGGCTGGGCGTGCGTTTCATCGAGCCGGTGAATATTTACTCCATGTCCAATCGGGCGGCGAAGTATGGAATCTTGTTTATCGGCCTGACCTTCGCGGCGGTGCTCTTGCTGGAACTGTTGCGCTCACTTAAAGTCCATCCGGCGCAATACCTGCTTGTTGGCCTCGCGCTGGCGTTGTTCTTTCTGCTGCTGCTCAGCCTCTCGGAGCATATCGCTTTCGGGCTCGCCTATGGCTTGGCCACGCTGGGCTGTGTCAGCTTACTTGGGTATTACTTGATCGCAGTGCTCGGCAGCGTCAAGCGCGGAGCCGGCTTCGCGCTGCTGCTTGCGGTGCTGTTCGCAGCGCTCTATGGGCTGCTGATGTCCGAGGATGCCGCGCTCTTAATGGGCTCGCTGCTGCTGTTTGGCCTGCTGGCGCTGACCATGGTCCTGACCCGGCGGCTCGACTGGTATGCGCTGGAGAAATCGGTTGCCTGA
- a CDS encoding TMEM43 family protein yields MSNNKGCLFATPLIGGLFILMMLPLLFWNEGRAINTYRSLVEGVGAVISVAADRVQEANEGKLVHIAGRATNNKPVRDLLFGITEDHVLRLKRTVEMYQWHEKSSSRRSGSESSTDYSYYKDWADELIQSSSFHRDGYDNPPMPYHGEIFNAETVTVGAFFLPPNMVEQMNDFQQIRVKQAPELSRHVKLINSGYFYLGDNEKTPKVGDVKISFSIIRPGEVSVVAQQRGNSFQPYDTSYYPVELFETGTHSAKALFDRAQSKNTVLTWMLRFMGFMGIFVGLMMIFKPLTSLLGYIPILGNMANFGIGLFAFGIAIGLAFVIISLGWIFYRPLFGVTLLVVGLAGFSGTWFAVQKFQQKS; encoded by the coding sequence ATGAGTAACAATAAAGGCTGTTTATTTGCTACCCCGTTAATTGGTGGGTTGTTTATATTGATGATGTTGCCCCTGCTATTTTGGAACGAAGGCCGGGCGATTAACACCTATCGCTCTCTGGTTGAGGGCGTGGGCGCGGTCATCTCCGTTGCCGCAGACAGGGTTCAGGAAGCCAATGAGGGCAAGCTGGTTCATATCGCCGGCCGAGCCACCAACAACAAGCCGGTGCGAGACTTGCTTTTTGGGATTACAGAAGATCATGTCTTGCGCCTCAAACGCACTGTCGAGATGTATCAATGGCACGAGAAGAGTTCGTCAAGACGATCGGGCAGTGAGAGCAGTACGGATTACAGCTACTACAAAGATTGGGCAGATGAGCTGATACAGTCGAGTAGCTTCCATCGAGACGGGTACGATAATCCGCCCATGCCTTATCACGGGGAAATTTTTAATGCTGAAACTGTCACCGTCGGCGCCTTTTTTCTGCCACCCAATATGGTCGAGCAGATGAATGATTTTCAGCAGATTCGGGTCAAACAAGCACCGGAGCTATCACGCCACGTTAAGCTGATCAACAGTGGGTACTTTTATTTGGGTGACAACGAAAAAACGCCCAAAGTCGGCGACGTGAAAATCAGTTTCTCCATCATCCGACCAGGAGAGGTGTCAGTGGTGGCACAACAAAGGGGTAACAGCTTTCAGCCCTACGACACCAGCTACTATCCAGTGGAACTATTTGAGACAGGGACGCACAGCGCCAAAGCCTTGTTCGACAGAGCTCAATCGAAAAATACAGTTCTCACTTGGATGCTCCGTTTCATGGGCTTTATGGGCATCTTCGTCGGACTGATGATGATATTTAAGCCGTTGACCTCGTTACTTGGCTACATTCCCATCTTGGGCAACATGGCGAACTTTGGCATTGGCCTGTTTGCCTTTGGGATTGCTATCGGCCTAGCCTTTGTGATTATTTCTTTAGGGTGGATATTCTATCGCCCGTTGTTCGGGGTTACCTTGCTTGTCGTTGGTCTAGCTGGTTTTTCGGGTACCTGGTTCGCGGTGCAGAAGTTCCAGCAAAAATCATAG
- a CDS encoding YybH family protein: protein MSQIVSIAFAILLVFASAVAAQPDNPIIARMNAFAEAYNLQDAQAVANFYAEDAALFLPGQPVILGRDAIAKNYAAAFAKGVHNLQFKVIDIRTYGSNAAYEISDMTAEIGEQRITGRYMHIWEAIDGQILLIRDFFHVISVK from the coding sequence ATGTCACAAATTGTATCGATTGCTTTCGCGATCCTGCTCGTGTTCGCCTCCGCCGTCGCAGCGCAGCCGGACAACCCCATTATCGCGCGGATGAACGCCTTTGCCGAAGCCTACAACCTGCAGGACGCCCAAGCCGTGGCGAATTTCTACGCCGAGGATGCCGCGCTGTTTCTGCCCGGCCAACCTGTGATCCTCGGTCGCGATGCCATCGCGAAAAACTATGCGGCAGCCTTTGCAAAGGGTGTGCACAACCTGCAGTTCAAGGTGATCGATATCCGCACCTATGGGTCGAACGCCGCCTATGAAATTTCCGACATGACGGCAGAGATCGGGGAGCAGCGAATCACCGGTCGCTACATGCATATTTGGGAAGCGATCGACGGTCAGATCCTATTGATCCGTGATTTTTTCCACGTGATTTCGGTTAAATAG
- a CDS encoding PAS domain-containing protein: protein MEYGLLSRMNAEATCHRTAVSGKWGFEGDAEPHSLLRAAVAMRLRCFFPLAAEDQGRALSALRWPFRDDALLGDLKHGLRVQALDAREISSADERWFLRRVRPYRTDDDTVQGMVVTFMDITSRKRTEVALRESEEHLRRITDALPVLISYVDRDGCYRFNNARYRDWFGIDPSAVQGRRVSEVIGETAFAEIQPLMERALSGETAHFESWLTTEAAGGARCVSAQYIPDTDQRGLTRGFFALVTDVTERRKAEEGLERLRQDNQRNLDELQALLDAAPIGIFFARDPGCQDMMMNQAGAALLRVPPDANPSKSGSHAEELAFRVFHAGHELPPEELPMQQAAALGRTIGGMELDIHFPDGAQLSLLTHAAPLFDDTGQVRGSVGAFVDVSEQKRLEARLRQQTRDLEAINQRKDEFLAMLGHELRNPLTPIRSAVYLLGTNPSPGVDLAWAGEMIDRQVTHLERMVDDLLDVARVRCGTLSLACEEHPLQGLLRECVEAIAPQARKSTWHSPALCRRNRCGSSVTVSVWFRCLPTCSTMRRVTPPSMDRSI, encoded by the coding sequence ATGGAATATGGCCTTTTGAGTCGAATGAATGCCGAGGCAACGTGCCACAGAACAGCGGTTTCGGGCAAGTGGGGATTTGAGGGCGATGCGGAGCCCCACTCGCTCCTGCGCGCAGCGGTGGCCATGCGTTTGCGCTGCTTTTTCCCCCTGGCGGCAGAGGATCAGGGGCGTGCTCTGAGTGCGCTGCGCTGGCCGTTTCGCGATGACGCGTTGCTTGGGGATCTCAAGCATGGTCTGCGCGTTCAGGCGCTGGATGCCCGCGAGATTAGCAGCGCGGATGAACGCTGGTTTCTGCGCCGCGTTCGGCCGTATCGCACCGACGATGACACGGTCCAGGGGATGGTGGTGACCTTCATGGACATCACCTCGCGCAAGCGCACGGAGGTTGCCCTGCGCGAGAGCGAGGAACATCTGCGCCGGATTACCGATGCATTGCCCGTGCTGATTTCCTATGTGGATCGGGATGGGTGCTACCGTTTCAACAACGCCCGTTATCGAGACTGGTTCGGGATTGATCCCAGCGCCGTGCAAGGCCGCCGGGTCAGCGAGGTGATCGGCGAGACGGCCTTCGCGGAAATCCAGCCACTGATGGAGCGGGCGCTCTCTGGCGAGACCGCACACTTCGAAAGTTGGCTGACGACCGAAGCCGCGGGTGGTGCGCGCTGTGTTTCAGCGCAATACATTCCGGACACCGACCAACGTGGGCTGACGCGTGGTTTCTTTGCCTTGGTCACCGATGTCACCGAGAGACGCAAGGCAGAGGAAGGACTGGAGAGATTGCGCCAGGATAACCAGCGTAATCTTGATGAGCTCCAAGCGCTGCTTGATGCCGCACCGATCGGCATCTTTTTCGCGCGCGATCCAGGCTGCCAAGACATGATGATGAATCAGGCCGGGGCAGCGCTGCTGCGCGTGCCGCCGGATGCAAACCCGTCCAAGTCAGGTTCCCACGCCGAGGAGCTGGCCTTTCGCGTCTTCCATGCCGGGCATGAGTTGCCTCCCGAGGAGCTGCCGATGCAGCAGGCCGCCGCGCTTGGACGCACCATCGGCGGGATGGAGTTGGATATTCATTTTCCTGATGGCGCCCAGTTGAGCCTCCTGACTCATGCCGCGCCACTGTTCGATGACACGGGGCAGGTGCGCGGCAGTGTTGGCGCCTTTGTGGATGTGAGCGAACAAAAACGTCTGGAGGCTCGTCTGCGCCAACAGACACGGGATCTGGAAGCCATCAATCAGCGCAAGGATGAATTTCTCGCCATGCTCGGGCATGAATTGCGTAATCCCCTGACGCCAATCCGCTCGGCGGTCTATCTCCTGGGCACGAACCCCTCGCCCGGCGTTGATCTGGCCTGGGCCGGAGAGATGATCGACCGACAAGTCACGCACCTTGAGCGCATGGTTGACGATCTGCTCGATGTGGCGCGGGTGCGGTGCGGGACCCTGAGCCTGGCTTGCGAGGAACATCCCCTGCAAGGGCTGCTGCGGGAATGCGTCGAGGCCATCGCCCCGCAAGCGAGGAAAAGCACTTGGCACTCACCTGCACTCTGCCGGAGGAACCGGTGCGGGTCTTCGGTGACCGTATCCGTTTGGTTCAGGTGTTTACCAACCTGCTCAACAATGCGACGCGTTACACCCCCGAGCATGGACAGATCAATCTGA
- a CDS encoding hybrid sensor histidine kinase/response regulator, which translates to MFTNLLNNATRYTPEHGQINLTLGLTDDDQACVEVADSGKGISSDLLPHVFDIFDGAVAHPDRAHAGLGLGLMLVKQIVGLHEGQVDARSAGLNQGSCFRVTLPLISRNNARGDGGDGGEGFEVASVSVSVGDRATQGLDVLIVDDNLDILSSVAGLLRQLGHRVRVLDAGSRVLAMVRDNPVDLVLLDIGLPDLDGYQVARLLAQEPNRADYAVVAITGYANAAPTATARGGDFDAWLQKPFRLEQLKPHLRTRAERETGSG; encoded by the coding sequence GTGTTTACCAACCTGCTCAACAATGCGACGCGTTACACCCCCGAGCATGGACAGATCAATCTGACGCTAGGATTGACGGATGATGATCAAGCCTGCGTCGAGGTGGCGGACAGCGGCAAGGGCATTTCCAGCGATCTCTTGCCACATGTGTTCGACATTTTTGACGGTGCGGTCGCCCACCCGGATCGGGCACACGCCGGGCTGGGGCTCGGTTTGATGTTGGTCAAGCAGATCGTCGGTTTGCACGAAGGACAGGTTGACGCCCGCAGTGCGGGGTTGAATCAGGGTAGCTGTTTCCGCGTGACCCTGCCCTTGATCAGCCGCAATAATGCGCGCGGCGATGGCGGCGATGGCGGCGAGGGTTTTGAAGTTGCGAGTGTTTCGGTGTCCGTGGGCGACCGGGCGACGCAAGGGCTTGACGTGCTGATTGTGGATGACAACCTGGATATTCTGTCGTCCGTTGCTGGATTGCTGCGGCAACTCGGTCACAGGGTCCGGGTGCTGGATGCCGGTTCCCGCGTGCTCGCCATGGTCCGCGACAATCCAGTGGATCTTGTCTTGCTGGATATCGGTCTGCCGGATCTTGACGGCTATCAAGTGGCGCGCTTGCTGGCGCAAGAGCCTAACCGGGCTGATTATGCCGTTGTCGCTATTACCGGCTATGCCAATGCGGCTCCCACCGCCACGGCGCGCGGCGGCGATTTTGACGCTTGGCTGCAAAAACCTTTTCGTTTGGAGCAACTCAAGCCGCATCTGCGAACGCGCGCCGAACGCGAGACTGGCTCTGGCTAG
- a CDS encoding response regulator transcription factor produces MTLLERLRTDHPRLPVIMISGHGDIDMAVAAMKMGAKDFLTKPFRAQDLLERVQQELSNGDEHTSFEQRIVAGKALLPALTKRERAIFERLVLGDSNKLIAIDLGISIRTVEAHHAKVMEKLGANSLADLVRMSIP; encoded by the coding sequence ATGACCTTGCTTGAGCGTCTGCGAACCGACCATCCGCGACTGCCCGTTATCATGATTTCTGGCCATGGTGATATCGACATGGCGGTGGCGGCGATGAAGATGGGCGCCAAGGATTTTCTTACTAAACCCTTCCGAGCTCAGGACTTGCTTGAACGAGTGCAGCAAGAATTGTCCAACGGCGATGAGCACACAAGCTTTGAGCAGCGGATTGTTGCCGGCAAGGCCCTCTTGCCCGCATTGACAAAGCGCGAACGGGCGATCTTCGAGCGCTTGGTTCTTGGCGATTCAAACAAGTTGATCGCCATTGATCTTGGGATCAGTATTCGCACGGTCGAGGCGCATCACGCGAAAGTGATGGAAAAACTCGGCGCCAACAGCCTGGCGGACCTTGTGCGCATGTCCATTCCCTAA
- a CDS encoding IS4 family transposase, with translation MDVAIAPFFTQQELEELARKTGFVQRESKIGGALFLDLIVFNHENLKEQSLNDLCITLKDKFDIPIRKQSLDERFNETAVLFLKAAIEHLLNSQLDTESYLCDLEGIKRILIKDSVCFQIPEQLMDVYPGSGGSGSKASVRIQFEYDLFVGKVNDLSLHAFNDQDASNSIKTMDLLKSGDLVIRDLAYVGIPALKEMIKRSVSYLCRLGTQVKVYQEQDDELVELCFDKIRRGMEQRGWDRMEMTVYIGKEEKLNTRLIIYRLPENEVAERLRKARANNKKKGRNALSKEYIARAYLNLFITNTDKATIPAEVVWNLYRLRWQIELAFKIWKSICDIEKVKKVKRHRLECYIYAKLILILLGWRVVYKIAKNLFVLERKALSFYKSFKTLISSKIDGLREVFLTGTRRMDEFLRDVYQVSRIHHLLEKKKGKPTSLELLLSCSNA, from the coding sequence TTGGATGTTGCCATCGCCCCGTTCTTTACCCAACAAGAGCTTGAGGAGTTGGCCAGAAAAACGGGCTTCGTTCAAAGGGAAAGTAAGATCGGCGGTGCCCTGTTTTTGGATCTGATCGTTTTCAATCATGAAAACCTGAAAGAACAGAGCCTGAATGATCTCTGCATCACGCTGAAGGATAAGTTTGATATCCCTATTCGCAAGCAGAGTTTGGATGAGCGGTTCAACGAAACGGCTGTCCTTTTTCTGAAAGCGGCGATCGAGCATCTACTCAACAGCCAACTCGATACGGAATCCTATTTGTGTGACTTGGAAGGGATCAAACGCATTCTGATCAAAGATTCCGTGTGTTTTCAAATCCCAGAGCAACTGATGGACGTGTATCCGGGAAGCGGCGGATCTGGTTCAAAAGCGTCTGTGAGAATCCAGTTTGAGTATGACCTTTTCGTAGGGAAGGTCAACGATCTTTCGCTGCATGCCTTCAACGATCAAGATGCAAGTAATTCTATTAAAACTATGGATTTGCTGAAATCCGGAGATCTGGTTATTCGGGATTTGGCCTACGTGGGTATTCCTGCTTTGAAGGAGATGATCAAGCGTTCCGTCTCCTATCTCTGTCGGCTCGGAACGCAAGTGAAGGTCTATCAGGAGCAAGACGACGAATTGGTCGAACTCTGCTTCGACAAGATACGGCGTGGCATGGAGCAACGCGGTTGGGATCGGATGGAGATGACAGTCTATATCGGCAAGGAAGAAAAGCTCAATACGCGACTGATAATCTACAGGCTACCCGAGAATGAGGTAGCCGAAAGGCTGCGGAAAGCCCGGGCCAATAACAAAAAGAAAGGCCGCAACGCGCTTTCTAAAGAATATATCGCCAGAGCCTATTTGAATCTGTTTATCACCAACACCGACAAGGCGACGATCCCGGCTGAGGTGGTGTGGAATCTTTACCGACTGAGATGGCAAATTGAGCTCGCTTTTAAAATTTGGAAGTCGATTTGTGACATCGAAAAAGTCAAAAAGGTAAAACGACATCGACTGGAATGTTATATCTATGCCAAGCTGATATTGATCCTGCTTGGGTGGCGCGTTGTTTACAAGATTGCAAAAAATCTCTTTGTGCTGGAGAGAAAGGCGCTCAGCTTCTACAAGTCATTCAAAACGTTGATTAGCTCCAAAATCGACGGCTTGCGGGAGGTTTTCCTGACTGGAACTCGGCGAATGGACGAGTTCCTGCGGGATGTTTATCAAGTCAGCAGAATCCATCACTTGCTGGAGAAGAAAAAAGGGAAGCCGACATCGCTGGAATTGCTGCTGAGTTGCTCAAATGCCTAA
- a CDS encoding response regulator transcription factor, translating into MTAAPLAYVIDDEPDVREAIAMLLRSVSIEVEAYGSALGFLERFEGVSERGMILLLDVRMGDMGHSRQAKSGQRYFSAENSFFY; encoded by the coding sequence GTGACTGCAGCCCCACTGGCCTATGTGATTGATGACGAACCTGACGTTCGCGAAGCCATCGCGATGCTGCTGCGCTCGGTGTCGATCGAGGTTGAGGCTTACGGCAGTGCTCTGGGTTTTCTGGAGCGCTTCGAAGGTGTCAGCGAGCGGGGGATGATTCTCCTGCTTGATGTACGAATGGGGGATATGGGCCATAGCCGTCAGGCTAAGAGTGGCCAGCGTTATTTTTCCGCCGAGAATTCCTTTTTTTATTAG
- a CDS encoding ISNCY family transposase yields MRDILRAQMQLGECDIAAIEFDCFSRDDIPRLLRGLQHIYTTEALRNEVFAILADVLPVRADGEEFVSAQTGRPGMSQWRILVLGTLRLGLNADYDRVQELANQHRLVRQMLGHSDWADEHRYSLQTLKDNLRLFTPELLARINAVVVKAGHDLVKPHPDSPLEARCDSFVVETDVHFPTDINLLQDAVRKTIETSAAFCSDHGLSDWRQSAYNIRCLKRAYRRVQQLKRSTSKDEAKRAAREEEIDAAYGAYLDIAEQFLTRARDTRYKLVVFHHVPAEQFTALNDYIDYAELFIEQIDRRVLQGERIPHAEKVFSIFEPHTEWVSKGKAGTPVELGVRVAISEDQFGFILQHRVMFGETDDQVAVPIATHLKACYPRIKSLSFDKGFHSPSNQKQLAEVIDFPVLPKKGKCNAAEREREQDPAFRRRKRRHSAVESAINALEGHGLDRCPDHGADGFERYVALAVLGRNIHRLGAILIAADAEAERRRRRQLKRAA; encoded by the coding sequence ATGCGTGACATCCTTCGTGCCCAGATGCAACTTGGCGAATGCGACATCGCTGCCATCGAGTTCGACTGCTTCTCCCGCGATGACATCCCGCGCCTGCTACGGGGCTTGCAGCACATCTACACCACCGAGGCGCTGCGCAATGAGGTCTTCGCCATCCTCGCCGATGTACTGCCGGTGCGCGCCGACGGCGAGGAGTTCGTCAGTGCCCAGACCGGGCGTCCGGGCATGTCGCAATGGCGCATTCTGGTCTTGGGCACCTTGCGCTTGGGGTTGAATGCCGACTACGACCGGGTGCAAGAACTCGCCAACCAGCATCGCCTGGTGCGCCAGATGCTCGGCCACAGCGACTGGGCCGACGAGCATCGCTACAGCCTGCAAACTCTCAAAGACAACCTGCGCCTGTTCACCCCGGAGCTGCTCGCGCGCATCAATGCCGTGGTGGTCAAGGCTGGACATGACTTGGTGAAACCGCATCCGGACTCCCCGCTGGAAGCGCGCTGCGATTCCTTCGTCGTTGAAACCGATGTGCACTTCCCCACCGACATCAATCTGCTCCAGGACGCCGTGCGCAAGACCATCGAGACCTCGGCGGCTTTCTGCAGCGACCATGGTCTGAGTGACTGGCGCCAGAGCGCCTACAACATCCGTTGCTTGAAACGAGCCTATCGGCGCGTGCAGCAACTCAAGCGCTCCACCTCCAAGGATGAAGCCAAGCGTGCGGCACGCGAAGAGGAGATCGATGCCGCTTACGGCGCTTACCTCGACATTGCCGAGCAGTTCCTCACTCGCGCCCGGGACACCCGCTACAAGCTCGTGGTGTTCCATCATGTCCCAGCCGAACAGTTCACCGCGCTCAATGATTACATCGACTATGCCGAACTGTTCATCGAACAGATCGATCGCCGTGTCTTGCAGGGCGAGCGCATCCCCCATGCCGAGAAGGTCTTCTCCATCTTCGAGCCCCATACCGAGTGGGTCAGCAAAGGCAAGGCCGGCACCCCGGTCGAGCTTGGCGTGCGCGTGGCCATCAGCGAGGATCAGTTTGGTTTCATCCTCCAGCATCGGGTGATGTTCGGTGAAACCGATGACCAAGTTGCCGTGCCCATCGCCACCCACCTCAAAGCCTGCTACCCACGCATCAAAAGCCTCAGTTTCGACAAAGGCTTTCACAGCCCCAGCAACCAAAAGCAACTCGCCGAGGTGATCGACTTCCCCGTGCTGCCCAAGAAAGGCAAGTGCAACGCCGCCGAGCGTGAGCGCGAGCAAGATCCCGCATTCCGCCGGCGCAAACGCCGGCACTCGGCGGTTGAATCAGCCATCAATGCGCTCGAAGGCCATGGTCTCGACCGCTGTCCCGACCATGGCGCGGACGGCTTCGAGCGCTATGTTGCCCTCGCGGTGCTTGGGCGCAACATCCACCGCCTCGGCGCCATCCTCATCGCCGCTGATGCCGAGGCCGAACGCCGTCGGCGCCGACAACTCAAACGCGCCGCTTAA
- a CDS encoding DUF429 domain-containing protein produces the protein MQVFGIDFTSRPRRGKPITCLPCRLQGDRLVAGSLACWCDFASFESFLRQPGPWIAGLDFPFGQSRTFLTNIGWPMTWCGYVRHAETLGRTGFRQALDAYRAQRPAGDKEHRRATDQAAGAISPQKLHGTPVGLMFFEGAPRLLRAGVTIPGIHAGDPGRLCVEAYPGLLARALIGRRSYKQDDPKKQSPAREQARRELLAAILDGATRAAYGLTIEAPGSLADDPTGDSLDALLCAIQAAWAWRQWADDVGQLTVPEATRSMSIQRSTIDPLEGWIADPHLVHGPPPSNPTAA, from the coding sequence ATGCAGGTTTTCGGCATCGATTTCACCAGTCGCCCTCGGCGGGGCAAGCCCATCACCTGTCTGCCATGTCGGCTGCAAGGCGATCGACTCGTTGCCGGCTCGCTCGCGTGTTGGTGCGATTTTGCCTCCTTTGAATCCTTCCTGAGGCAGCCCGGCCCCTGGATCGCCGGCCTGGATTTTCCCTTCGGCCAGTCGCGCACCTTTCTCACCAACATCGGCTGGCCCATGACCTGGTGCGGCTACGTGCGTCACGCCGAAACCCTGGGACGCACGGGCTTTCGCCAGGCGCTCGACGCCTACCGCGCCCAACGGCCCGCTGGGGACAAGGAACATCGTCGCGCCACCGATCAGGCCGCCGGGGCCATCAGCCCGCAGAAGCTCCATGGTACCCCGGTCGGACTGATGTTCTTCGAGGGTGCGCCCCGGTTGCTGCGCGCCGGCGTGACAATCCCCGGCATCCATGCCGGCGACCCCGGGCGCCTGTGCGTCGAAGCCTATCCCGGCTTGCTCGCGCGCGCACTGATCGGACGCCGATCCTACAAGCAGGATGATCCCAAGAAACAGAGCCCTGCGCGGGAGCAGGCGCGCCGCGAACTGCTGGCCGCGATCCTGGACGGTGCCACCCGCGCGGCCTATGGTCTGACGATTGAAGCCCCGGGCAGCCTGGCCGATGATCCCACCGGCGATAGCTTGGATGCCTTGCTCTGCGCCATCCAGGCCGCCTGGGCTTGGAGGCAGTGGGCGGATGATGTTGGTCAGCTCACCGTGCCAGAAGCCACGAGGTCCATGTCCATACAAAGGTCCACAATCGACCCGCTCGAAGGCTGGATCGCTGATCCGCACCTGGTGCATGGACCACCACCCTCAAACCCTACCGCGGCTTGA